Proteins found in one Quercus robur chromosome 2, dhQueRobu3.1, whole genome shotgun sequence genomic segment:
- the LOC126705389 gene encoding uncharacterized protein LOC126705389, producing the protein MCSAEDIIFCGKLIPFKEQQFSHPTPQTPKITNENQTKQTSLRRRSESLSKLQSPVTRSNSINTKLMRNSRSLDYRKLNPISHSPPETIERNSSVKSVGSKSEIALKKAASSRPRWYFFMFGMVKFPTEMELSDIKNRQVRRNQPQSMIFPVNRSSVSGKGSGSWKLLKALSCKDHASVAVTASFCVPRV; encoded by the coding sequence ATGTGTTCAGCTGAAGACATCATCTTCTGCGGAAAACTCATTCCTTTCAAAGAACAACAATTCTCTCATCCCACTCCTCAAACACCCAAAATCACCAAtgaaaaccaaaccaaacaaacctCCCTTCGACGAAGATCCGAGTCTTTATCAAAGCTACAAAGCCCCGTAACTCGATCAAACAGTATTAACACCAAGCTCATGAGGAACAGTCGGTCTTTAGATTATAGAAAACTCAACCCAATTTCACACTCACCACCAGAAACCATAGAAAGAAACTCTTCGGTTAAGAGCGTTGGAAGTAAGTCAGAGATAGCTCTGAAGAAAGCGGCATCGTCAAGGCCTCGTTGGTACTTCTTCATGTTTGGAATGGTGAAGTTTCCTACAGAGATGGAGCTTAGTGACATTAAGAACCGCCAGGTTCGCCGGAACCAACCACAATCAATGATTTTTCCAGTAAACCGGAGCTCCGTTTCCGGTAAGGGATCTGGGTCTTGGAAGTTGCTCAAAGCTTTGAGCTGCAAAGATCATGCTAGTGTGGCTGTAACGGCATCGTTTTGTGTTCCACGTGTTTGA